The following proteins are encoded in a genomic region of Parus major isolate Abel chromosome 20, Parus_major1.1, whole genome shotgun sequence:
- the ADRM1 gene encoding proteasomal ubiquitin receptor ADRM1 isoform X2 → MSSGALFPSLVPGSRGSSSKYLVEFRAGKMSLKGSTVTPDKRKGLVYIQQTDDSLIHFCWKDRTSGNVEDDLIIFPDDCEFKRVPQCTTGRVYVLKFKAGSKRLFFWMQEPKTDKDEEHCRKVNEYLNNPPMPGALGGNASGGHELSALGGGLGALTGPGLASLLGSGGPPTSSSSSSSRSQSAAVTPSSTTSSTRVTPAPSVPAAASVTSPSPVPSSGNGTSSATSPTQPIQLSDLQNILATMNVPSGAGGQQVDLAAVLTPEIMAPILANAEVQERLMPYLPSGESLPQTAEEIQNTLTSPQFQQALSMFSAALASGQLGPLMSQFGLPAEAVDAANKGDVEAFAKAMQNSVKSDQKEGDSKDKKDEEEDMSLD, encoded by the exons ATGTCTTCAGGTGCATTATTTCCAAGCCTGGTGCCAGGCTCTCGGGGCTCCTCGAGTAAATACCTGGTGGAATTTCGGGCAGGGAAGATGTCTCTGAAAGGCAGCACTGTAACTCCAGACAAGAGAAAAGGCCTTGTTTACATCCAGCAAACTGATGATTCCCTCATTCACTTCTGCTGGAAGGACAGAACTTCAGGCAACGTGGAGGAT gatttgattatttttcctgatgaCTGTGAGTTCAAGAGAGTCCCACAGTGTACCACAGGCCGTGTGTATGTATTGAAGTTCAAGGCAGGATCAAAACGACTCTTCTTCTGGATGCAG GAGCCGAAGACAGACAAGGATGAGGAGCACTGCCGTAAGGTGAATGAATATCTCAACAATCCCCCCATGCCAGGGGCATTGGGTGGGAATGCCAGTGGAGGCCATGAGCTCTCAGCACTAGGAG GTGGGCTGGGCGCACTGACGGGGCCTGGGCTGGCCAGTCTGCTCGGGAGTGGGGGACCCCCAACCAGCAGCTCATCATCCAG CTCTCGCAGCCAGTCGGCTGCAGTGACTCCATCTTCCACGACTTCTTCCACCCGTGTAACGCCTGCCCCGTCCGTTCCTGCGGCTGCCTCCGTGACCAGTCCCAGCCCTGTTCCCAGTTCGGGAAATGGAACCAGCTCAGCCACAAGCCCAACCCAGCCCATTCAACTGAGTGACCTTCAGAACATTTTAGCCACTATGAATGTGCCATCTGGAGCAGGAGGACAGCAAG TGGACCTGGCAGCTGTTCTGACTCCCGAGATCATGGCTCCCATCCTGGCCAACGCTGAAGTTCAGGAGCGATTGATGCCTTACCTTCCCTCAGGGGAATCCCTGCCACAGACTGCGGAAGAGATCCAGAACACCCTGACGTCTCCTCAGTTCCAGCAG GCTTTGAGCATGTTCAGTGCTGCCTTAGCTTCAGGACAGCTGGGCCCACTCATGAGCCAGTTTGGGCTACCTGCAGAGGCAGTAGATGCAGCAAATAAAGGCG ATGTAGAAGCCTTTGCCAAAGCCATGCAGAACAGTGTCAAGTCAGACCAAAAGGAAGGAGACTCTAAGgacaagaaagatgaagaggaagatATGAGTTTAGATTAA
- the ADRM1 gene encoding proteasomal ubiquitin receptor ADRM1 isoform X1, translated as MSSGALFPSLVPGSRGSSSKYLVEFRAGKMSLKGSTVTPDKRKGLVYIQQTDDSLIHFCWKDRTSGNVEDDLIIFPDDCEFKRVPQCTTGRVYVLKFKAGSKRLFFWMQEPKTDKDEEHCRKVNEYLNNPPMPGALGGNASGGHELSALGGEGGLQSLLGNMSHNQLMQLIGPTGLGGLGGLGALTGPGLASLLGSGGPPTSSSSSSSRSQSAAVTPSSTTSSTRVTPAPSVPAAASVTSPSPVPSSGNGTSSATSPTQPIQLSDLQNILATMNVPSGAGGQQVDLAAVLTPEIMAPILANAEVQERLMPYLPSGESLPQTAEEIQNTLTSPQFQQALSMFSAALASGQLGPLMSQFGLPAEAVDAANKGDVEAFAKAMQNSVKSDQKEGDSKDKKDEEEDMSLD; from the exons ATGTCTTCAGGTGCATTATTTCCAAGCCTGGTGCCAGGCTCTCGGGGCTCCTCGAGTAAATACCTGGTGGAATTTCGGGCAGGGAAGATGTCTCTGAAAGGCAGCACTGTAACTCCAGACAAGAGAAAAGGCCTTGTTTACATCCAGCAAACTGATGATTCCCTCATTCACTTCTGCTGGAAGGACAGAACTTCAGGCAACGTGGAGGAT gatttgattatttttcctgatgaCTGTGAGTTCAAGAGAGTCCCACAGTGTACCACAGGCCGTGTGTATGTATTGAAGTTCAAGGCAGGATCAAAACGACTCTTCTTCTGGATGCAG GAGCCGAAGACAGACAAGGATGAGGAGCACTGCCGTAAGGTGAATGAATATCTCAACAATCCCCCCATGCCAGGGGCATTGGGTGGGAATGCCAGTGGAGGCCATGAGCTCTCAGCACTAGGAG gtGAGGGTGGCTTGCAAAGCCTTCTTGGAAACATGAGCCATAACCAGCTCATGCAGCTGATCGGACCAACGGGCTTAGGAGGACTTG GTGGGCTGGGCGCACTGACGGGGCCTGGGCTGGCCAGTCTGCTCGGGAGTGGGGGACCCCCAACCAGCAGCTCATCATCCAG CTCTCGCAGCCAGTCGGCTGCAGTGACTCCATCTTCCACGACTTCTTCCACCCGTGTAACGCCTGCCCCGTCCGTTCCTGCGGCTGCCTCCGTGACCAGTCCCAGCCCTGTTCCCAGTTCGGGAAATGGAACCAGCTCAGCCACAAGCCCAACCCAGCCCATTCAACTGAGTGACCTTCAGAACATTTTAGCCACTATGAATGTGCCATCTGGAGCAGGAGGACAGCAAG TGGACCTGGCAGCTGTTCTGACTCCCGAGATCATGGCTCCCATCCTGGCCAACGCTGAAGTTCAGGAGCGATTGATGCCTTACCTTCCCTCAGGGGAATCCCTGCCACAGACTGCGGAAGAGATCCAGAACACCCTGACGTCTCCTCAGTTCCAGCAG GCTTTGAGCATGTTCAGTGCTGCCTTAGCTTCAGGACAGCTGGGCCCACTCATGAGCCAGTTTGGGCTACCTGCAGAGGCAGTAGATGCAGCAAATAAAGGCG ATGTAGAAGCCTTTGCCAAAGCCATGCAGAACAGTGTCAAGTCAGACCAAAAGGAAGGAGACTCTAAGgacaagaaagatgaagaggaagatATGAGTTTAGATTAA